The Deltaproteobacteria bacterium genome window below encodes:
- the rlmD gene encoding 23S rRNA (uracil(1939)-C(5))-methyltransferase RlmD, which translates to MIITVEINALVYRGLGIGRVEGRVVFVPFTAPGDVIEAEVTSEEKGFLSAKVKKIKHASPDRQEPECKYFFECGGCQWQHIKYEAQLRWKKTIFDESAKRLAKADIAEPFVIAAPSEYGYRSRARFQVKSGMVGFFKAASHDIVDIESCPLLVPELNAALTELRALRFPEELESVELSRGDSEGVVAVFHLSGKTKLDWKAAVKGSKHIKGFEVMLRGPQKRGAKEEKILSEGDTVISYEAGGLELRASAGAFSQVNLVQNRALIKEVMTKAALNGSDTVVDMFCGNGNMSLPLAKKVNKIIGIDSSRPSVKAAIDNASFGRIENAEFLKLSASGLFLRKLLDKTSPSVIILDPPRGGAFEAVSAVAARKTKRIVYVSCNPATFARDLSFLAKKGYSLVSATVIDMFAGTYHIESVAEITKS; encoded by the coding sequence ATGATAATTACGGTTGAGATAAATGCGCTCGTCTACAGGGGGCTTGGCATCGGCAGGGTGGAGGGCCGCGTCGTATTCGTGCCTTTCACGGCGCCTGGCGATGTTATTGAGGCTGAAGTTACAAGCGAGGAAAAGGGGTTTTTAAGCGCGAAGGTAAAAAAAATAAAGCATGCCTCGCCCGACAGACAGGAGCCTGAGTGCAAATACTTTTTCGAGTGCGGCGGGTGCCAGTGGCAGCACATAAAGTACGAGGCGCAGCTTAGGTGGAAGAAAACCATTTTCGATGAATCGGCAAAGAGGCTTGCAAAGGCCGATATTGCCGAGCCCTTTGTAATTGCCGCGCCTTCTGAGTACGGCTACCGTTCCAGGGCCAGGTTTCAGGTAAAAAGCGGCATGGTCGGATTTTTCAAGGCAGCCTCGCACGATATAGTCGATATAGAAAGCTGTCCGCTGCTTGTTCCCGAGTTGAATGCCGCGCTAACAGAGCTTCGCGCATTAAGGTTTCCAGAAGAGCTCGAGTCGGTTGAGCTTTCGCGTGGGGACTCGGAAGGCGTTGTTGCGGTGTTTCATCTGTCCGGAAAGACGAAGTTAGATTGGAAGGCGGCGGTAAAAGGCTCAAAGCACATAAAAGGCTTCGAGGTCATGCTTCGCGGCCCGCAAAAGCGCGGCGCTAAAGAGGAAAAAATCCTTAGCGAAGGCGATACGGTTATTTCCTATGAAGCCGGTGGGCTGGAGCTAAGGGCCTCTGCCGGGGCCTTTAGCCAGGTTAACCTCGTCCAGAACAGGGCGCTCATAAAAGAGGTTATGACCAAGGCTGCATTGAATGGCAGTGATACTGTAGTTGATATGTTTTGCGGCAACGGGAATATGAGCCTGCCGCTTGCCAAAAAAGTTAATAAAATCATAGGGATAGACTCAAGCAGGCCGTCCGTAAAAGCAGCCATAGATAACGCATCCTTTGGCCGCATTGAAAACGCCGAGTTTCTTAAATTAAGCGCCTCGGGGCTGTTTTTACGCAAGCTTCTTGATAAAACATCGCCTTCTGTGATAATATTAGATCCGCCGCGTGGTGGGGCATTCGAGGCCGTATCAGCGGTGGCTGCGAGAAAAACCAAGAGGATCGTGTACGTCTCTTGCAACCCTGCGACCTTTGCAAGAGACTTATCTTTTTTGGCCAAAAAGGGGTACTCACTCGTTTCGGCGACCGTGATAGACATGTTTGCCGGCACTTACCATATAGAGAGCGTTGCTGAAATTACGAAGAGTTAA
- the ileS gene encoding isoleucine--tRNA ligase yields the protein MDYKDTLNLPKTDFQMKADLAKREPEILEKWQKDGLYPSIMKLGEAREKYTLHDGPPYANGNIHIGHALNKILKDIVVKSRFMNGFSTDYVPGWDCHGLPIELQVEKNLGKSKDTLKKTEIRKLCREYAEKFVSIQKEEFKRLGVLGAWDDPYLTMSYGYQATILRELGRLNATGCVYKGKKPVHWCASCKTALAEAEVEYADKKSPSVFVKFRVKDAKGKFAVNDKDGTFFVIWTTTPWTLPANLAVAVQPDGKYALVKTAEGGLIVHSDLVKACVEKFELKDGEYSVDEKFSFEGKDLEGIVCEHPFIGRESRVILGDFVTTEAGTGCVHIAPGHGHDDYQAGLKYGLDIYAPVDNSGKFTSDFKEFEGTFVFKANDGIIELLKSKDALLKKEDISHSYPHCWRCKSPIIFRATAQWFVSMEDTGLRKTALKSIDSDVQWIPSWGRDRIYNMVANRPDWCLSRQRAWGVPIPALSCKKCGESFLNEKLIEKLAVDFEKNGADVWFARDVKELIPEGTKCPKCGSSEFDKEEDILDVWFDSGVSFSAVVEKRANLGAPARLYLEGSDQHRGWFQSALLTSVGTRKAAPYKAVLTHGFVVDGNGKKMSKSTGNVIAPQEVIKTYGAEVLRLWVAAEDYREDIRISEEILKRLSEAYRRIRNTMRFILGNISDFDPDKDAVPYDKLLELDRLTLHRLELLKDKVLSAYESFEFHVIYHTVHNFCAVDLSSFYLDIVKDRLYTSGVSSLDRRAAQTTMHKVLDTLLRLLSPVLVFTTDEAWGFMPGKKEASVHLSAFPKIDKSMLDEALAAKWERIAAIKAAVSKALEAARRDKVIGHPLDARVEVSAPEEPGRFMADNSALFKDALIVSAFDVVGDLSGEAFSSDEIPGLKVRVTKAVGTKCERCWHINQTVGTNSKHVTVCERCAKALG from the coding sequence ATGGATTATAAAGACACATTGAACCTTCCTAAAACCGATTTCCAGATGAAGGCAGACCTCGCAAAGAGGGAGCCCGAAATACTCGAAAAATGGCAAAAGGACGGACTCTACCCAAGCATCATGAAGCTCGGGGAGGCGCGGGAGAAGTATACTCTCCACGACGGCCCGCCGTACGCAAACGGCAACATACACATCGGCCATGCGTTAAATAAGATTTTAAAAGATATAGTCGTCAAGTCGCGCTTCATGAACGGCTTTTCTACGGATTATGTTCCGGGCTGGGATTGCCACGGTCTCCCAATCGAGCTTCAGGTGGAGAAGAACCTTGGAAAATCCAAGGACACGCTAAAAAAGACGGAGATAAGAAAGCTTTGCCGCGAGTACGCGGAAAAATTCGTCTCAATCCAGAAGGAAGAGTTCAAGAGGCTCGGAGTGCTCGGCGCATGGGACGACCCGTACCTCACGATGAGCTACGGCTACCAGGCGACCATACTGAGAGAGCTTGGAAGATTGAACGCGACCGGATGCGTGTATAAAGGAAAAAAACCCGTTCACTGGTGCGCGTCCTGTAAGACCGCACTTGCCGAGGCAGAGGTAGAGTATGCTGACAAGAAGTCGCCTTCTGTGTTCGTAAAGTTTCGGGTAAAGGACGCGAAAGGAAAGTTTGCCGTAAACGACAAAGATGGAACCTTCTTTGTCATCTGGACAACCACGCCGTGGACCTTGCCTGCAAACCTTGCAGTTGCCGTGCAGCCTGATGGCAAATACGCGCTTGTTAAGACCGCAGAGGGCGGGCTTATCGTTCACTCTGACCTTGTAAAAGCGTGCGTTGAAAAGTTTGAGCTCAAGGACGGAGAGTACTCGGTAGATGAGAAATTCTCCTTCGAAGGAAAAGACCTCGAGGGCATCGTATGTGAACATCCGTTCATTGGAAGAGAATCCAGGGTAATACTCGGCGACTTTGTCACAACTGAGGCAGGCACAGGGTGCGTGCATATCGCGCCAGGGCACGGCCACGACGACTATCAGGCAGGACTCAAGTACGGCCTCGATATCTACGCGCCTGTTGATAACAGCGGAAAGTTCACATCCGACTTTAAGGAGTTCGAGGGCACGTTCGTGTTCAAGGCAAACGACGGCATCATAGAGCTTTTGAAATCAAAGGACGCGCTTCTAAAGAAGGAAGACATTTCGCACTCGTATCCGCACTGCTGGAGGTGCAAGAGCCCGATAATATTTAGGGCAACGGCGCAGTGGTTCGTTTCCATGGAGGATACCGGGCTAAGAAAGACCGCGCTCAAATCCATAGACAGCGACGTCCAGTGGATACCTTCGTGGGGACGCGACCGCATCTATAACATGGTTGCCAATAGGCCGGATTGGTGTCTTTCCAGGCAAAGGGCATGGGGCGTGCCTATACCCGCGCTTAGCTGCAAAAAATGCGGAGAAAGTTTTCTTAACGAGAAACTTATAGAGAAGTTAGCGGTTGATTTTGAAAAAAACGGAGCTGACGTGTGGTTTGCAAGGGACGTGAAAGAGCTTATCCCCGAAGGCACGAAGTGCCCGAAGTGCGGCTCATCTGAGTTTGACAAGGAAGAGGACATACTGGACGTGTGGTTCGATTCGGGCGTGAGCTTCTCGGCTGTTGTTGAGAAGCGGGCAAACCTCGGCGCTCCGGCACGGCTTTATCTCGAAGGAAGCGATCAGCACAGAGGATGGTTCCAGTCCGCTCTTCTTACATCCGTTGGCACGAGGAAGGCCGCGCCTTATAAAGCGGTTTTGACGCATGGTTTTGTGGTTGATGGTAATGGTAAAAAGATGAGCAAGTCTACCGGCAACGTCATTGCGCCCCAGGAGGTCATCAAGACCTACGGAGCAGAGGTTCTAAGGCTCTGGGTAGCTGCCGAGGACTATAGAGAAGATATCCGCATATCCGAGGAAATACTAAAGAGGTTATCCGAGGCGTACAGGAGAATAAGGAACACGATGCGCTTTATTCTCGGCAATATCTCGGACTTTGATCCTGATAAGGACGCCGTGCCATACGATAAGCTTCTTGAATTGGACAGGCTCACTCTTCACAGGCTCGAGCTCTTGAAGGATAAGGTGCTTAGCGCATACGAATCTTTCGAGTTCCATGTGATATACCACACCGTGCATAACTTCTGCGCAGTGGACTTGAGCTCGTTTTACCTCGACATAGTGAAGGACCGCCTTTATACGTCAGGCGTTTCGTCCCTTGACAGGCGCGCTGCCCAGACAACGATGCATAAGGTGCTTGATACGCTTTTAAGGCTCCTTTCGCCTGTTCTCGTGTTCACGACAGATGAGGCGTGGGGCTTTATGCCGGGCAAAAAGGAAGCGAGCGTGCACCTTTCGGCATTCCCGAAGATCGACAAGTCTATGCTTGACGAGGCGCTTGCCGCAAAGTGGGAAAGGATTGCTGCCATCAAGGCGGCGGTGTCCAAGGCCCTCGAGGCTGCAAGAAGGGATAAGGTGATAGGGCATCCGCTGGACGCGAGGGTGGAGGTATCGGCGCCGGAAGAGCCTGGAAGATTCATGGCAGATAATAGCGCTTTGTTCAAGGACGCGCTTATAGTTTCGGCCTTCGATGTTGTCGGCGATTTATCCGGCGAAGCGTTTTCTTCCGACGAGATACCTGGCCTGAAGGTTAGGGTTACAAAGGCCGTTGGCACTAAGTGCGAGCGGTGCTGGCATATAAACCAGACCGTTGGAACCAACTCAAAACATGTAACAGTGTGCGAAAGATGCGCCAAGGCGCTTGGATAA
- a CDS encoding homocysteine S-methyltransferase family protein: MARDFRKFLKNNPVIFDGGTGTMLQRLGLKPGGCPDELNLKNPDIVGKVHEAYIKAGSDVVSTNTFGATRTKLAEYGLDGRLKEINAAAAKCARKAAGKTRFVAGDIGPTGRFVEPVGDMDFDEAVEIFTEQADALADAGVDLFIIETVMDIKEMKAAIIAAKSTGLPVAATMTFDLSKRTILGTSPEVFAVVATGLGVDVLGANCSLGIEGIYDVLSVMAKYTDLPLIAQPNAGIPVLKGKETVFPATPEEMAAYVPKLASIGVRALGGCCGTTSDHIEKMAKAFRKAVKKSAKKKDKTDASVMLASRSSVCAFGAGKSPVTIGERINPTGKKALAAEIKEGKTSIIRTEAREQTESGAHILDVNVGVPHVNEPESMKMAVFAVNGTSALPVVVDSSSLEAMEAGLKAVDGRPLINSVSGEEKKIKTVLPLAKKYGAAVLGLTLDDSGIPQTAEGRLKVAKKILAAALKAGLRKEDVVIDCLAMTVSAEPLSARETLRAIRLVKELGLSTVLGVSNISFGLPARETVNSNFLSMCFAAGLDAAIVNTKNKTLMDAYRASMVLLAHDERAEAYIARFKDSASPVGASSPVASVAAQTDVRSKIIKAVVEGDEANIVGFVEEALKEGWEPVKIGNDALIAGLDEVGKLFASNRYFLPQVILSADTVKKAFTRVKQEFGEKKGVSTGKVIMATVEGDIHDIGKNIVCTLLENHGFDVIDLGKNVPAAKIVEEAVKKDVDIVGLSALMTTTVMEMDTVIKKLKEKKVRAKTIVGGAVVTEEFAKRIGADEYGGEATAAVEKMKRLVKTAKGA, translated from the coding sequence ATGGCCAGAGACTTTAGAAAATTTCTCAAAAACAATCCCGTTATATTCGACGGCGGCACAGGCACCATGCTCCAGAGGCTTGGACTAAAGCCCGGGGGATGCCCGGACGAGCTGAACCTCAAGAACCCTGATATCGTCGGCAAGGTGCACGAGGCCTACATAAAGGCGGGCTCGGATGTAGTTAGCACCAACACATTTGGCGCAACGCGCACGAAACTTGCCGAGTACGGGCTGGATGGCCGCTTAAAGGAGATAAACGCAGCTGCGGCAAAGTGCGCAAGAAAGGCCGCCGGCAAGACGCGTTTTGTGGCAGGAGATATCGGCCCCACAGGAAGGTTTGTCGAGCCCGTAGGCGACATGGACTTTGACGAGGCCGTTGAAATATTTACCGAGCAGGCAGATGCCCTTGCTGATGCCGGAGTCGACCTCTTTATCATCGAGACCGTAATGGATATAAAGGAGATGAAGGCCGCAATAATTGCCGCAAAGTCAACGGGGCTTCCGGTTGCCGCGACAATGACATTCGATTTAAGTAAGCGGACGATACTTGGCACCTCTCCCGAGGTCTTTGCCGTTGTTGCAACGGGGCTCGGTGTAGATGTGCTTGGCGCGAACTGTTCTCTTGGCATAGAGGGCATATACGACGTTCTAAGCGTTATGGCGAAGTACACGGACCTGCCGCTCATTGCGCAGCCCAATGCAGGAATACCGGTACTAAAGGGCAAAGAAACGGTCTTTCCGGCAACTCCAGAGGAGATGGCAGCGTATGTGCCAAAGCTTGCCTCAATAGGCGTGAGGGCGCTTGGCGGGTGCTGCGGCACGACATCCGACCATATCGAGAAGATGGCAAAGGCCTTTAGAAAGGCCGTTAAAAAGAGCGCGAAAAAGAAAGACAAGACAGACGCGTCTGTTATGCTTGCCTCGCGCTCGAGCGTTTGCGCATTCGGAGCCGGAAAATCTCCGGTTACCATAGGAGAAAGAATAAACCCTACGGGCAAGAAGGCCCTTGCTGCAGAGATAAAGGAAGGCAAGACCTCTATTATAAGAACTGAAGCCAGAGAGCAGACAGAGAGCGGCGCGCACATACTTGATGTGAATGTCGGAGTGCCGCATGTAAACGAGCCCGAGTCCATGAAGATGGCGGTGTTTGCGGTAAACGGCACGAGCGCGCTCCCGGTTGTTGTGGATTCGTCGTCGCTCGAGGCGATGGAGGCCGGGCTAAAGGCAGTTGATGGAAGGCCTCTTATAAATTCCGTAAGCGGCGAGGAAAAGAAGATAAAGACCGTTCTTCCGCTTGCGAAGAAATACGGCGCAGCCGTGCTTGGCCTGACGCTTGATGATTCGGGCATTCCTCAGACAGCAGAGGGCAGGTTGAAGGTAGCAAAGAAAATCCTTGCAGCCGCGCTAAAGGCAGGGCTTAGGAAGGAAGACGTTGTAATCGACTGTCTTGCCATGACGGTAAGCGCCGAGCCGCTTAGCGCAAGAGAGACGCTACGTGCCATAAGGCTTGTAAAGGAGCTCGGGCTCTCGACTGTGCTTGGCGTAAGTAACATCTCCTTTGGCCTTCCGGCAAGGGAAACGGTGAATTCGAATTTTCTCTCTATGTGCTTTGCAGCAGGGCTGGATGCCGCAATTGTCAATACGAAGAATAAAACGCTCATGGATGCGTATAGGGCCTCGATGGTGCTGCTTGCGCATGATGAAAGGGCAGAGGCATATATAGCGAGGTTTAAAGACAGCGCCTCGCCTGTTGGCGCGTCTTCGCCGGTAGCGTCTGTAGCCGCGCAAACGGACGTGCGTTCTAAGATAATAAAGGCCGTTGTCGAAGGCGACGAGGCCAATATCGTTGGCTTTGTCGAAGAAGCGCTTAAAGAAGGCTGGGAGCCGGTAAAAATCGGTAACGACGCGCTCATAGCAGGCCTTGACGAGGTCGGAAAGCTCTTTGCCTCCAATAGATACTTCCTGCCGCAGGTAATCCTTTCCGCGGACACGGTGAAGAAGGCCTTTACAAGGGTAAAGCAGGAGTTTGGCGAGAAGAAGGGAGTATCAACAGGCAAGGTTATTATGGCTACCGTCGAGGGTGACATACATGACATAGGTAAAAACATCGTATGCACGCTTCTCGAAAACCACGGCTTCGACGTCATAGACCTAGGCAAAAACGTCCCGGCCGCGAAGATAGTCGAGGAGGCAGTTAAAAAGGACGTTGATATAGTCGGGCTTTCGGCTCTCATGACGACGACGGTTATGGAGATGGATACTGTCATAAAGAAACTAAAGGAAAAGAAGGTCAGGGCAAAGACCATTGTCGGCGGCGCTGTTGTTACCGAAGAATTTGCAAAGAGAATCGGCGCTGATGAGTATGGCGGGGAAGCAACTGCCGCGGTTGAGAAGATGAAGAGGCTTGTAAAGACTGCAAAGGGCGCGTAG
- a CDS encoding transcription elongation factor GreA, which yields MKELPILEKLKDDLKKAERELRVEVPKELQKAAAHGDLRENAEYEAAKQRQSFLQARVAHLSGRINSLSSLKLDDIPKDSIAFGSKVELEDLNTGDAVVYELVTPEEVDPKNGKISVSSPIGRALLNKSVGDDVIINLPSGTKEYGITSIDTLHDILAREDA from the coding sequence ATGAAAGAGCTGCCGATACTCGAAAAACTTAAAGACGATTTGAAGAAGGCCGAAAGGGAGCTTCGGGTGGAAGTGCCAAAGGAGCTCCAGAAGGCTGCGGCGCACGGGGATCTGCGCGAGAACGCGGAGTACGAGGCTGCAAAGCAGAGGCAGTCGTTTCTGCAGGCCCGCGTTGCGCACCTTAGCGGCCGCATAAACTCGCTTTCTTCCCTTAAGCTCGACGACATTCCGAAGGATTCCATAGCATTTGGCTCGAAGGTCGAACTCGAGGACCTAAATACCGGTGATGCCGTGGTCTACGAGCTTGTTACTCCCGAAGAGGTGGATCCGAAGAACGGTAAGATTTCGGTAAGTTCTCCTATTGGAAGGGCGCTTTTAAATAAAAGTGTCGGCGACGACGTTATTATAAACCTTCCCTCAGGCACAAAAGAGTACGGGATTACATCGATAGACACGCTACACGATATACTGGCCCGGGAGGACGCATAG